The following are from one region of the Klebsiella aerogenes genome:
- a CDS encoding tripartite tricarboxylate transporter permease — MDTWIYLSQGFAVAMTPENLLIALIGCFVGTIVGLLPGLGPINGVAILLPLAFALHLPAESALILLATVYIGCEYGGRISSILLNVPGDAAAIMTALDGYPMAQQGRGGVALSISAVSSFFGSIIAIGGIILFAPILAQWSLAFGPAEYFALMVFAIACLGSMMAQNPLKSFLAALIGLGLATVGVDANTGVYRFTFDSVHLSDGVQFIVVVIGLFSVSEILLMLESTSGGQTLVRKTGRMLFNTKEAAQCVGATLRSSVVGFFVGILPGAGATIASAITYMTEKKLSGDSDNFGKGDIRGVAAPEAANNASACGSFIPMLTLGVPGSGTTAVMMGALTLYNITPGPAMFTEQPDIVWGLIAALLIANVMLLIMNIPLIGLFTRMLTIPLWFLVPAIAAVSAVGVYAVHSTTFDLLLMVGLGVLGYIMRKMHFPMSPLILGFVLGEMLEQNLRRALSISNGNLAILWESGVTKTLLALAIAVLVVPPLLRLRRRQRQRRAEANIG, encoded by the coding sequence ATGGATACCTGGATTTATCTGTCGCAGGGCTTCGCCGTCGCCATGACGCCGGAAAACCTGCTTATCGCCCTGATCGGCTGCTTTGTCGGCACCATTGTCGGCCTGCTGCCGGGGCTCGGGCCAATTAACGGCGTCGCCATTCTGCTGCCGCTGGCTTTCGCCCTGCACTTACCCGCGGAATCGGCGCTGATCCTGCTGGCAACGGTCTATATCGGCTGCGAATACGGCGGGCGTATTTCATCTATTTTGCTGAACGTGCCCGGCGATGCCGCCGCCATCATGACGGCCCTCGATGGCTATCCGATGGCGCAGCAGGGGCGCGGCGGCGTCGCGCTGTCGATTTCCGCCGTCAGTTCCTTCTTTGGGTCGATCATCGCCATTGGCGGCATCATCCTGTTTGCGCCGATCCTCGCCCAGTGGTCGCTGGCGTTTGGCCCGGCGGAGTATTTCGCTCTGATGGTCTTCGCTATCGCCTGTCTCGGCAGCATGATGGCGCAAAATCCGTTGAAATCGTTCCTCGCGGCATTAATCGGTTTGGGCCTGGCGACAGTAGGTGTAGATGCGAATACCGGGGTCTATCGCTTCACCTTCGACAGTGTGCATCTCTCCGACGGCGTGCAGTTTATTGTGGTAGTTATCGGCCTGTTCTCCGTTTCTGAGATCCTGTTGATGCTGGAAAGCACCAGCGGCGGACAAACGCTGGTACGTAAAACCGGGCGGATGCTGTTTAACACCAAAGAAGCTGCACAATGCGTCGGCGCAACCCTGCGCTCCTCGGTGGTCGGCTTCTTCGTCGGTATTCTACCTGGCGCCGGGGCAACCATCGCCAGCGCCATCACCTACATGACGGAGAAAAAACTCAGCGGCGACAGCGATAACTTTGGTAAAGGCGATATTCGCGGCGTCGCGGCGCCGGAGGCGGCCAACAACGCTTCCGCCTGCGGTTCGTTTATTCCGATGCTGACGCTCGGTGTGCCGGGATCCGGCACCACCGCGGTCATGATGGGCGCGCTGACGCTGTATAACATCACCCCCGGCCCGGCGATGTTCACCGAACAGCCGGATATCGTCTGGGGGCTTATCGCTGCGCTGCTTATCGCCAACGTGATGCTGCTGATTATGAACATTCCGCTGATCGGCCTGTTCACCCGCATGCTGACGATTCCGCTGTGGTTCCTGGTGCCAGCTATCGCGGCAGTCTCCGCCGTCGGCGTCTACGCGGTGCACAGTACCACCTTTGACCTGCTGCTGATGGTGGGGCTCGGCGTGCTCGGCTACATCATGCGCAAGATGCACTTCCCGATGTCGCCGCTGATCCTCGGTTTCGTGTTAGGCGAGATGCTGGAGCAGAACCTGCGCCGCGCGCTGTCGATCAGCAACGGTAATCTGGCGATTTTATGGGAAAGCGGCGTGACCAAAACGCTATTGGCGCTGGCCATTGCCGTCCTGGTAGTTCCGCCACTGCTGCGGCTGAGACGTCGGCAGCGCCAACGCCGCGCCGAGGCGAATATCGGCTAA
- a CDS encoding tripartite tricarboxylate transporter substrate binding protein — translation MKTPFFRQLSAIALCLCATSAFAAEPPSRTECIAPAKPGGGFDLTCKLIQVSLMETGAIEKPMRVTYMPGGVGAVAYNAIVAQRPAEPGTVVAFSGGSLLNLSQGKFGRYGVDDVRWLASVGTDYGMIAVRADSPWKDLKSFMAAMEKNPTAIVIGAGASIGSQDWMKAALLAQKANVDPHKMRYVAFEGGGEPVTALLGNHVQAVSGDLSEMVPYLQGNKIRVLAVFANERLPGTLADVPTAKEQGYDLVWPIIRGFFMGPKVSDADYQWWVNEFTKLQQTEAFKKQRELRGLFEFNMNGKELDTYVKQQVNDYREQAKAFGLAK, via the coding sequence ATGAAAACGCCATTTTTTCGTCAACTTAGCGCTATCGCGCTGTGCCTCTGCGCCACCTCCGCCTTCGCCGCAGAGCCCCCTTCCCGCACCGAATGTATCGCCCCCGCCAAACCCGGCGGCGGTTTTGACCTGACCTGTAAACTGATTCAGGTCAGCCTGATGGAAACCGGCGCTATCGAGAAACCAATGCGCGTCACCTATATGCCTGGCGGCGTCGGCGCGGTGGCCTATAACGCCATCGTCGCCCAGCGCCCGGCGGAGCCCGGTACCGTCGTCGCTTTCTCCGGAGGGTCGTTGCTAAACCTGTCGCAGGGAAAATTCGGCCGCTACGGCGTTGATGACGTACGCTGGCTGGCCAGCGTCGGCACCGACTACGGCATGATCGCGGTACGCGCCGACTCGCCATGGAAAGACCTGAAGTCCTTTATGGCGGCAATGGAGAAAAATCCCACAGCTATCGTCATTGGTGCTGGCGCCTCCATCGGTAGCCAGGACTGGATGAAAGCGGCGCTGCTGGCGCAAAAAGCTAACGTCGACCCGCACAAAATGCGCTATGTCGCCTTTGAAGGCGGCGGAGAACCGGTTACGGCGCTGCTCGGCAATCACGTTCAGGCGGTCTCCGGCGATCTCAGCGAAATGGTGCCGTACCTACAGGGGAATAAAATCCGCGTACTGGCGGTCTTCGCCAATGAACGTCTGCCGGGCACGCTGGCCGATGTCCCCACCGCCAAAGAACAAGGTTACGACCTGGTCTGGCCGATTATTCGCGGCTTCTTTATGGGACCAAAGGTCAGCGATGCCGATTATCAATGGTGGGTGAATGAGTTCACTAAACTGCAGCAGACCGAAGCATTCAAAAAACAGCGTGAACTGCGCGGGCTGTTTGAATTCAACATGAACGGCAAGGAGCTCGATACCTACGTGAAGCAGCAGGTCAACGATTATCGCGAACAGGCGAAAGCCTTTGGCCTGGCAAAATAA
- the menB gene encoding 1,4-dihydroxy-2-naphthoyl-CoA synthase: MISLDEAMLYAPVEWHDCSEGYTDIRYQKSTDGIAKITINRPQVRNAFRPLTVKEMIQALADARYDDNIGVIVLTGEGEHAFCAGGDQKVRGDYGGYQDDSGVHHLNVLDFQRQIRTCPKPVVAMVAGYSIGGGHVLHMMCDLTIAAENAIFGQTGPKVGSFDGGWGASYMARIVGQKKAREIWFLCRQYDAQQALDMGLVNTVVPLADLEKETVRWCREMLQNSPMALRCLKAALNADCDGQAGLQELAGNATMLFYMTEEGQEGRNAFNQKRQPDFSKFKRNP, translated from the coding sequence ATGATCTCTCTTGATGAAGCAATGCTCTACGCCCCCGTTGAATGGCACGATTGTTCCGAAGGCTATACCGATATTCGTTATCAAAAATCGACCGACGGAATCGCCAAAATCACCATCAACCGCCCGCAGGTGCGCAACGCCTTCCGTCCGTTGACGGTTAAAGAGATGATTCAGGCGCTGGCGGATGCCCGCTATGACGACAATATCGGCGTGATCGTCCTGACCGGTGAGGGGGAGCACGCTTTCTGCGCTGGCGGCGATCAGAAAGTCCGCGGCGATTACGGCGGCTATCAGGACGACTCCGGCGTTCACCACCTCAACGTCCTCGACTTCCAGCGCCAAATCCGCACTTGCCCGAAACCGGTCGTGGCGATGGTGGCTGGCTACTCTATCGGCGGCGGCCACGTGCTGCATATGATGTGCGATCTGACCATTGCGGCGGAAAACGCCATCTTCGGCCAGACCGGACCTAAAGTCGGCTCCTTTGACGGCGGCTGGGGTGCGTCCTATATGGCGCGTATCGTCGGGCAGAAAAAAGCGCGCGAGATTTGGTTCCTGTGCCGTCAGTATGACGCGCAGCAGGCGCTGGATATGGGGCTGGTTAACACCGTGGTGCCGCTGGCGGATCTGGAAAAAGAGACCGTGCGCTGGTGTCGTGAAATGCTGCAAAACAGCCCGATGGCGCTGCGCTGCCTGAAAGCGGCGCTGAACGCCGACTGCGACGGCCAGGCTGGTCTGCAGGAGCTGGCGGGTAACGCTACCATGCTGTTCTACATGACGGAAGAAGGGCAGGAAGGCCGCAACGCCTTCAACCAAAAACGTCAGCCGGACTTCAGCAAATTTAAACGGAATCCATAA
- the menH gene encoding 2-succinyl-6-hydroxy-2,4-cyclohexadiene-1-carboxylate synthase encodes MMLSAAAESGRAGYPWLVFLHGFSGDRDEWRDVGEAFHGWPRLYLDLPGHGGSADITVDGFADVSELLQATLNSYNILDYWLIGYSLGGRVAMNFACQPRAGLRGLIVEGAHPGLQDDQARQARRRNDSGWAERFRREPLAQVFADWYQQPVFASLDAAQRAALVALRRHNNGTALAMMLQATSLAGQGDLRLPLQARDFPFHYLCGERDAKFLAIAQALAAETHIIHHAGHNAHRENPAAAIACLAQILAS; translated from the coding sequence GTGATGCTCAGCGCGGCGGCAGAAAGCGGTCGAGCGGGTTATCCCTGGCTGGTATTCCTGCACGGTTTTTCCGGCGACCGCGACGAATGGCGTGACGTAGGCGAGGCGTTCCACGGCTGGCCGCGGCTGTACCTCGATCTACCGGGGCACGGCGGATCGGCGGATATCACGGTGGACGGCTTTGCTGACGTCAGCGAATTACTGCAGGCTACGTTAAATAGTTACAACATCCTTGACTATTGGCTGATTGGCTACTCGTTGGGCGGCCGCGTGGCGATGAACTTCGCCTGCCAGCCGCGCGCCGGCCTGCGCGGGCTGATCGTCGAGGGCGCTCATCCGGGTTTGCAGGACGATCAAGCCCGCCAGGCGCGCCGTCGTAATGATAGCGGTTGGGCAGAACGATTCCGCCGCGAACCGTTAGCGCAGGTCTTTGCCGACTGGTATCAGCAACCGGTTTTCGCCTCGCTGGACGCGGCGCAGCGCGCGGCGCTGGTCGCCCTACGCCGCCATAATAACGGAACGGCGCTGGCGATGATGCTGCAGGCAACCTCTCTTGCCGGGCAGGGCGATTTACGCCTCCCCCTACAGGCGCGCGATTTTCCCTTTCATTACCTGTGCGGCGAACGCGATGCGAAGTTTCTCGCTATTGCGCAAGCGCTCGCCGCCGAGACCCATATCATTCACCATGCCGGACACAACGCGCACCGGGAAAATCCCGCGGCGGCGATTGCCTGTCTGGCGCAGATTCTGGCTAGTTAA
- the menE gene encoding o-succinylbenzoate--CoA ligase has product MIFNDWPWRQWRQLRGESQALRLNNQALSWRQLCARVDALAAGFAEQGVTEGQGVALRAYNQPQTLLAWLALLQCGARVLPLNPQLPPALLQELLPALTMQYQLALNGDALPVALPTLTLQAAAGTHAVPWRGERFASMTLTSGSTGLPKAAVHSANAHLASAAGVLALMPFAAEDDWLLSLPLFHVSGQGIMWRWLLAGARLTVRDKQPLEHLLQGCTHASLVPTQLWRLLNDDAEVALKAVLLGGAAIPVELTERAQARGIRSFCGYGLTEFASTVCAKEADGAADVGAALPGRELNIVAGEIWLRAESMAAGYWRDGQLLPLTNAEGWFATRDRGELRDGRLMVLGRMDNLFFSGGEGIQPEEIERVLITHPQVEQVFIVPLDDAEFGQRPVAVVECDTLCELTALAAWSADQLARFQQPIRWLRLPETLKNGGIKISRQALRDWVNTSA; this is encoded by the coding sequence GTGATATTTAACGATTGGCCGTGGCGTCAGTGGCGTCAGCTGCGTGGCGAGTCGCAGGCGTTGCGTCTGAATAACCAGGCGCTAAGTTGGCGACAGCTATGCGCGCGCGTTGATGCACTGGCGGCAGGATTTGCCGAACAAGGCGTCACGGAAGGTCAGGGCGTGGCGTTGCGGGCCTATAACCAGCCGCAGACGTTGCTTGCCTGGCTGGCGCTGCTGCAGTGTGGCGCGCGGGTGCTGCCGCTTAATCCGCAGTTGCCCCCAGCGTTGCTGCAGGAGCTGTTGCCCGCGTTAACCATGCAATATCAGCTGGCGCTTAACGGTGACGCGCTGCCGGTTGCTTTACCGACATTAACGCTGCAAGCGGCTGCGGGAACCCATGCTGTGCCATGGCGTGGAGAGCGTTTCGCCTCGATGACGTTGACCTCGGGGTCAACCGGTCTGCCGAAGGCAGCGGTGCATAGCGCCAACGCCCATCTGGCGAGCGCTGCTGGCGTGCTGGCGTTGATGCCTTTTGCCGCAGAGGACGACTGGCTGTTGTCGCTGCCGTTGTTTCATGTCTCCGGGCAGGGAATTATGTGGCGCTGGCTGTTGGCTGGCGCGCGGCTAACGGTACGTGACAAACAGCCGTTGGAACATCTGTTGCAGGGCTGTACCCATGCATCGCTAGTGCCGACCCAACTGTGGCGCCTGCTCAATGACGACGCCGAGGTTGCGCTGAAAGCGGTGCTACTCGGCGGCGCGGCGATCCCGGTTGAACTCACTGAACGGGCGCAAGCGCGCGGTATCCGCAGCTTTTGCGGCTATGGGCTCACCGAGTTCGCGTCGACCGTTTGCGCCAAAGAGGCCGATGGCGCGGCGGATGTCGGCGCAGCATTGCCAGGGCGGGAATTGAACATTGTTGCTGGTGAAATTTGGCTGCGGGCGGAGAGTATGGCGGCGGGCTACTGGCGCGATGGTCAATTGCTGCCGTTAACCAACGCGGAAGGCTGGTTTGCCACCCGCGATCGCGGTGAGCTACGCGATGGCCGGCTCATGGTTCTGGGACGCATGGATAATCTCTTTTTTAGTGGTGGTGAAGGTATTCAACCGGAAGAGATCGAGCGCGTATTAATCACTCATCCGCAGGTAGAACAGGTCTTTATCGTACCGTTGGACGATGCTGAATTTGGCCAGCGTCCGGTCGCCGTCGTCGAGTGCGATACCCTTTGTGAGTTAACGGCGCTGGCGGCGTGGAGTGCGGATCAGCTTGCCCGTTTCCAGCAGCCGATTCGCTGGCTGCGGCTGCCGGAAACGTTAAAAAATGGCGGGATTAAGATTTCACGTCAGGCGCTGCGCGACTGGGTGAATACCTCGGCTTAG
- a CDS encoding tripartite tricarboxylate transporter TctB family protein — MSDRIFAGVWLLLCIGGLFIAWQIHSEYSYEPVGPRPFPLGIIGLMLLCSALMLLRRSDAIAWPGRHVLQRLLTMIVVLVLYAWGFEWLGFPLATALLTAVIGLLFGATLPAAGIAGVVMGVALWYAFDTLLDVTLPLGVWLN, encoded by the coding sequence ATGAGCGATCGTATTTTTGCCGGGGTCTGGCTGTTGTTGTGCATAGGCGGTCTGTTTATCGCCTGGCAGATCCACAGCGAGTATTCCTATGAACCCGTCGGCCCACGCCCCTTCCCGCTGGGTATTATCGGCTTGATGCTGCTGTGTTCGGCGCTGATGCTGTTACGCCGCTCGGACGCCATCGCGTGGCCGGGGCGGCATGTATTGCAGCGTCTGCTGACCATGATCGTGGTGCTGGTGCTGTATGCATGGGGATTTGAATGGTTAGGCTTCCCGCTGGCGACCGCATTATTGACGGCAGTCATCGGCTTGTTGTTTGGCGCCACGCTGCCGGCTGCCGGCATCGCCGGCGTCGTCATGGGGGTGGCGCTATGGTACGCCTTCGACACCCTGCTTGATGTCACTCTGCCGCTCGGCGTCTGGTTAAATTAA
- the menC gene encoding o-succinylbenzoate synthase produces MRVSQVYRWQIPMDAGVVLRERRLKTRDGLFIHLQEDGREGWGEISPLPGFSEETLEEAQAALLVWARAWHDGEDLPLPALPSVAFGISCAQAEINGELPQAADYRVAPLCSGDPDELFAKLTAMPGEKVAKVKVGLWEAVRDGMVVNLLLEAIPDLQLRLDANRAWTPLKAQQFAKYVNPAYRQRIAFLEEPCKNRDDSREFSQQTGIAIAWDESLREADFRFVAEPGVRAVVIKPTLTGSLQKVQQQVAAAHALGLNAVISSSIESSLGLTQLARVAAWLTPQTIPGLDTLALMGAQLVRPWPESSLPTITLDELERLL; encoded by the coding sequence ATGCGTGTTTCGCAGGTTTACCGCTGGCAGATACCGATGGACGCGGGCGTGGTTCTGCGCGAACGGCGGTTAAAAACCCGCGACGGGCTGTTCATCCACCTGCAGGAGGATGGGCGAGAAGGCTGGGGGGAGATTTCTCCCTTGCCGGGATTCAGTGAAGAGACACTGGAAGAGGCGCAGGCCGCGTTGCTGGTATGGGCGCGGGCCTGGCATGATGGCGAGGATTTGCCGTTACCTGCGCTGCCCTCGGTTGCTTTTGGCATCAGCTGTGCGCAGGCTGAGATCAACGGTGAGTTGCCGCAGGCGGCGGACTATCGCGTTGCGCCACTCTGCTCCGGCGACCCGGATGAACTGTTCGCCAAATTGACGGCAATGCCCGGCGAGAAAGTCGCGAAGGTGAAAGTCGGGCTCTGGGAGGCAGTGCGCGACGGCATGGTGGTTAATCTGCTGCTGGAAGCGATTCCTGACCTGCAGCTGCGGCTTGATGCTAACCGCGCGTGGACGCCGCTTAAAGCCCAGCAGTTCGCCAAATACGTCAATCCGGCGTATCGCCAGCGTATTGCATTTCTTGAGGAGCCGTGTAAAAACCGCGATGACTCACGTGAATTCAGCCAACAAACCGGGATCGCCATTGCCTGGGATGAAAGTCTGCGCGAGGCGGATTTCCGCTTTGTCGCTGAGCCCGGCGTGCGCGCGGTGGTCATCAAACCGACGCTGACCGGCAGTTTGCAAAAGGTGCAGCAGCAGGTCGCTGCCGCCCATGCGCTGGGGCTTAACGCGGTAATCAGCTCGTCCATTGAGTCCAGTCTCGGCTTAACCCAGTTGGCGCGGGTTGCCGCCTGGCTGACGCCACAGACCATTCCCGGGCTCGATACGCTGGCGCTGATGGGCGCGCAGCTGGTGCGGCCATGGCCGGAAAGCTCGCTGCCGACGATAACCCTTGATGAGCTGGAGCGGCTGTTGTGA
- the tctD gene encoding transcriptional regulator TctD produces the protein MRLLLAEDNRELAHWLEKALVQGGFAVDCVFDGRAADHLLQSEKYALAVLDIGMPGLDGLDVVQRLRKRGQTLPVLLLTARSAVADRVKGLNVGADDYLPKPFELEELDARLRALLRRSEGQVHEVQQLGELEYRDEGYFLLRGRMLSLTPRELALLKVLMFRRTRPVSRQQLFEQIFSLSDDVSPESIELYIHRLRKKLQESNVRITTLRGLGYLLECARHEVE, from the coding sequence ATGCGTCTCTTATTAGCCGAAGATAATCGTGAGCTGGCTCACTGGCTGGAAAAAGCGCTGGTGCAGGGTGGTTTCGCTGTGGATTGCGTTTTTGACGGCCGGGCGGCAGATCACCTGCTACAAAGTGAAAAATACGCGCTGGCGGTACTCGATATCGGTATGCCGGGGCTAGATGGCCTCGATGTGGTGCAGCGGTTACGTAAGCGCGGACAAACCCTGCCGGTGCTGTTATTAACCGCTCGCAGCGCGGTGGCTGACCGGGTGAAAGGGTTGAATGTCGGCGCCGACGATTATCTGCCAAAACCGTTTGAGCTGGAGGAGCTCGACGCCCGACTACGGGCGCTGTTACGGCGCAGTGAAGGGCAAGTGCATGAGGTCCAGCAGCTTGGCGAGTTGGAGTATCGTGATGAAGGCTATTTTTTACTGCGTGGGCGGATGCTGTCGCTGACGCCGCGCGAACTGGCGTTATTAAAGGTGCTGATGTTCCGCCGCACGCGCCCGGTTTCCCGTCAACAGCTATTTGAACAGATATTTAGCCTCAGCGATGACGTAAGTCCGGAGAGTATCGAACTCTATATCCACCGCCTGCGGAAAAAGCTGCAGGAGAGCAATGTTCGCATTACCACGCTGCGGGGGCTGGGTTACTTGCTGGAGTGCGCGCGCCATGAGGTGGAGTAA
- a CDS encoding sensor histidine kinase, whose protein sequence is MRWSKPQSLYAQLLLFLGLPLALLWGLSAFNSYVSALQAATQAYDRTLLSSARTVAERLVVRHGHLEVNVPWVVLDSFELNMNDRLYYKVLDPQGKVISGFDDLPAMPPATSRTQLYPALAWFYHTEYRGQAIRVARLLQPVNEGGIVGMAEIYIAETLQSRRWLAGQLLFSSWVSQGLLVLLTLVLAGWLLRRVLRPMRQLSSLMVRREPGLLTPLPELLPWSETRLLIVAFNRYIDRLRVMISRQERFSADASHQLKTPLAVLKTQASVALASDDPRLWRESLQAMRVTLDDTVLLTERLLQLATVKRREQGEQAFATVDLQEVVHSSCFSRIAQARSKNIDLGYDGECSPVNIVGDSVLLGELCANLLDNAIRYTPEWGTVTLSLHRDSEAVLLTVEDSGPGIDDQQINQALTPFRRLDNVGAVPGAGLGLALVNDIARLHRSRPQLSRSESLGGLKVTLRLLTVGSK, encoded by the coding sequence ATGAGGTGGAGTAAACCGCAGTCGCTGTATGCCCAATTGCTGTTGTTTCTCGGCCTGCCGCTGGCGTTGCTGTGGGGGTTGTCGGCATTCAATAGCTACGTCAGCGCGCTGCAGGCGGCGACACAGGCGTATGACCGCACGTTGCTGTCATCGGCGCGTACGGTAGCGGAGCGGCTGGTGGTACGTCATGGTCATCTTGAGGTGAATGTCCCTTGGGTGGTGCTGGACAGCTTCGAGCTCAATATGAACGACCGACTGTATTACAAGGTGCTTGATCCGCAAGGGAAGGTGATTTCCGGTTTTGACGATCTACCGGCGATGCCGCCGGCAACCTCGCGAACTCAGCTCTATCCGGCGCTGGCATGGTTTTATCATACCGAATACCGCGGCCAGGCGATCCGCGTGGCGCGCCTACTGCAGCCAGTCAATGAAGGCGGCATCGTCGGGATGGCGGAGATTTATATTGCCGAAACGCTGCAGTCGCGGCGCTGGCTGGCTGGACAACTGCTGTTCTCATCCTGGGTGTCGCAGGGGTTGTTGGTGTTGCTGACGCTGGTACTGGCGGGCTGGCTGTTGCGTCGCGTATTAAGGCCAATGCGCCAGCTCTCTTCGCTGATGGTACGGCGCGAACCCGGTTTGTTGACGCCGTTGCCGGAACTGCTGCCGTGGTCGGAGACGCGGCTGCTAATTGTTGCTTTTAACCGCTATATCGATCGCCTGCGGGTGATGATTTCTCGCCAGGAGCGCTTCAGCGCCGATGCTTCCCATCAGTTGAAAACGCCGTTGGCGGTATTGAAGACCCAGGCCTCGGTGGCGCTGGCCAGCGACGATCCACGGCTGTGGCGCGAAAGTTTGCAGGCGATGCGTGTGACTCTGGACGATACGGTTTTGCTCACCGAACGTCTGCTGCAGCTCGCGACCGTGAAACGTCGGGAACAGGGCGAGCAGGCCTTTGCGACTGTCGATCTGCAGGAAGTGGTCCACAGCAGCTGCTTTTCACGCATTGCGCAGGCGCGGAGCAAGAATATCGATCTTGGCTATGATGGCGAGTGCTCGCCAGTAAACATTGTGGGCGATAGCGTGCTGCTGGGCGAGCTGTGCGCCAACCTGCTCGACAATGCGATTCGCTACACCCCTGAATGGGGGACGGTCACGCTGAGTCTGCATCGTGATAGCGAGGCCGTGCTGCTGACCGTGGAAGACAGCGGTCCGGGCATTGATGATCAGCAGATAAATCAGGCGCTGACGCCGTTTCGCCGCCTGGATAATGTAGGCGCGGTTCCTGGCGCTGGGCTGGGCCTGGCGCTGGTGAATGATATTGCGCGGCTGCACCGTAGTCGCCCGCAGCTGTCACGGAGCGAGAGCCTGGGCGGACTGAAGGTGACGCTACGCCTGCTGACCGTAGGCTCAAAGTAG